The region tgataccatattagaaatattggtgggagtaattaattataaaattggtaaTAATGTGACAACCCACATGCTTATAAGAGTATTTAGGTGGTTGAACCttcacacttataaattcatatatatttgttCTCCTAACAATGTGAGATTATCAGCACAAGCATATAAATTCTGAACACAGCCTAAATTCTTgtcatttatataatttttaaaaagtcaattGTTTACCAACTAAAAAAACATACGCAAATTTAGAAGTATGCAATACTCTCATATGAGCACATAGCCTAAATTCGTGTCATTTATATTGATATTAAAGTTGGTTGTGGGGAAATATCTGAACAGGTAATACAGCGATTGTTATTGCAACCAATAGCTATCAAAATTACACAAATGTATCAACCTTCAGTCCATGTAGCTACGCATTTATGGTTGAACAGGGAAAATACAGCTTCTCTTCTACTGATTTTTTGAGTTTGAAAAAGGGAAAAGAATTTCCGGTGATTCTTGAGTGGGGTATTGGAAATACAACTTGCGAAGAAGGTCGAAGAAACAAAGAAATGTACGCTTGTAAACACAACAGTGAGTGCTATGATCTTGATTACGATTTTGGCTATCGATGCAACTGTTCTGTCGGTTATCAAGGGAATCCCTATCTACCATATGGCTGCAAAGGTACGCAaatcaaatttgaatatttttttttttgacctaataatgaaaaaaatttaaatccttACGACTTAATATAACTTAAtccgattttttaatttttgtaataatagccaaattgtatttttttattataataatagccaaattggcGGCCAAACTTGTTATTTTCAATTAAGCTATTatgctattattattattttttgatgaatcaaaaagtaataaaaaaactcaaaactaTTGGTAATCTATAGTATTACATAAGGGATAATTCCGTTGAAAATATTGGGTTTAGTTGGAATTGTTCAAACAgttttttaattatgtaaaatggtTATTATCATAAATGATCAGTTGAAATGTATGAAAATACGCTGACATTTTCAACTatagagtttttttttgaaagattcAACTATAGAGTTTAAAACATCATTAAAATACAGAAATAGTTTGAAGGAGCtgacattaaaataaattgaaagaaaCTATTATCAATTATATACATGTATGTGTGCTTAGGCAATCTAAATTATCTACCAATTTATAAGGgattatattcatttaaatgttATTGaataagtttaatttatttttttattcataaaaaagtttaattttatccttttaatACAATATTGAATCGCATACCATAGAGGCATAGATCCCTTTTTTTAATGTGTGTGATTAGTTGAAAGAAAGACCCGAATTTAACAATTgataaattcaaatataaaataattagatcAAATCAATTTAAGGTGCGTTTCACGatgaatttaagaaaattgtttttctaaaaaaacatacatgattttattttagttttgaaCAATGTTGGTGAAAAAAAGAAGTAAAAAGttgctttttaaaaattattgtttgaaagaaacaattaaaaaaatcaaataattaatttaaaaaaaatctaaaatacttTTCTGACTCTACACAACCACTTTAAATATGCActcaataaaattaatatgaCTAGGTCTTTCTCTACTGATATTCGACAattaatccttttttttttaaataataaaaaaaatcataaataacaATTACTTTTCACCAGTTGCCATTTTAGAGGTGTTTGATAACTAaacttattacttaaattaatatattaaacacttaattgttttaagttgTTTTGATAACACAAAAAGGTCCAATTTAACTTATTCAGTTAAGTTAAAAACCACTCAAAATAATAAGTCGaaaattttgacttattttttttactgaaaatatttagttattaaatattagtttttatcattgaataaatttcatatcctattattttcaattatcactcacgaataaaaatattttatctcacatacattcttttttttttaattttttttaatatcacaGTGAGtgtattatatttatatcaacactaaaattacaaattattatattttttattataaatattttattttctatctttatttttctttttatagtctatatttcatttatttaatatattcgctctttaatattatttgaatttcaGTTTATAACACACAACATTGATTATCAAATTTAAACGGcttttttgacttttaaaaagtagtattttattttaaggattaattttcaaattaaaagggAGCatcattataatatttaaaaactaattatcaacatatacaactaaaatttatgatttctATGTATGATATatgtaatattcataatatattttaaaaatatttttatttatattttaaaaatttaaataatatataatttgtatatagtaatttatttttaaaatagttaatctttaaatatttaatatgaaaatataataatttctatAATATTTAGTAATTGTAGACTTGTAGTTATCaaacagacttatttaattcaACACTTAAAATAAATCAGCAATTATTATTTACAGCACttaaaattcaacaattaattttcagttttattaaaCGTCATCTTAGTTATTTCTTTGttactattattatttcaattaatagcACAAAACCCATTTAGTTTTCATTTACTGTCATCTTCTTCAAGTTTACACATGTCCAAGAATAaatacatgttttttttatattaacccATTACCATCCCTATCAATAGCCTGCACGTGTCCCATTTTCTCTCTCATGTATCCCTCTTTTCTTTCTTATGTGGTCCCCcttctctctttctcttttaTCATTTGTTCTCTCTCTTTTTGTCTCTCCCACGGGGTGTCCTTTTATGAAGAAAATGAGAAGGAAAAAATGACAAATGCTCACTCACTACttaacaaattatattt is a window of Mercurialis annua linkage group LG2, ddMerAnnu1.2, whole genome shotgun sequence DNA encoding:
- the LOC126670789 gene encoding wall-associated receptor kinase 2-like, whose protein sequence is MSRCSDVNDVIVTNSSCIGKGCCETAISKGNTAIVIATNSYQNYTNVSTFSPCSYAFMVEQGKYSFSSTDFLSLKKGKEFPVILEWGIGNTTCEEGRRNKEMYACKHNSECYDLDYDFGYRCNCSVGYQGNPYLPYGCKDVDECLDPHLYYI